The following are encoded in a window of Amycolatopsis lexingtonensis genomic DNA:
- a CDS encoding glycosyltransferase, whose amino-acid sequence MGGFGAALRARGAEVRVCAPPDEDFARRLAEAGVEFVPYGPSAKALTKAAPAPSSLPERAAQLIAAQFDVVAAAAEGCDVVVATGLLPTMAGALSIAEKLGIRSVVVAFQKVVLPSPHHAPLAYPGQPAPAGVTDNRVLWEHDAANVNALFGEALNTHRVANGLPPVGDVRGYVFRNPIWLATDPVLDPWEAVPGLDVVQTGAWLVPDERPLPAALEEFLAAGEPPVYVGFGSMPMAAAADVAQVAVEAVRAQGRRVVVSRGWADLDLLDDGEDCFAVGEVNHQELFGRVAAVVHHGGAGTTMTATRAGAAQVVVPQATDQPYWAGRVAALGAGVAHDGPVPTVASLSAALATALAPATRARAAAVAATIRADGAEAAARLLLGSRETQPA is encoded by the coding sequence ATGGGGGGGTTCGGGGCGGCGCTGCGGGCCCGGGGCGCGGAGGTGCGGGTGTGCGCCCCGCCCGACGAGGACTTCGCCCGGCGGCTGGCCGAGGCCGGGGTGGAGTTCGTGCCGTACGGGCCGTCGGCCAAGGCGCTGACCAAGGCGGCGCCCGCGCCGTCGTCCCTGCCCGAGCGGGCCGCGCAGCTGATCGCGGCCCAGTTCGACGTCGTGGCCGCGGCGGCCGAGGGGTGCGACGTGGTCGTGGCGACCGGCCTGCTGCCGACCATGGCCGGCGCGCTGTCGATCGCGGAAAAGCTGGGCATCCGCTCGGTGGTCGTGGCCTTCCAGAAGGTGGTCCTGCCCTCTCCGCACCACGCGCCGCTGGCGTACCCGGGCCAGCCGGCGCCGGCGGGGGTGACCGACAACCGGGTGCTGTGGGAGCACGACGCCGCGAACGTGAACGCGCTCTTCGGGGAGGCGCTCAACACCCACCGCGTCGCGAACGGGCTGCCGCCGGTCGGCGACGTCCGCGGGTACGTCTTCCGGAACCCGATCTGGCTGGCCACGGACCCGGTGCTCGACCCGTGGGAGGCGGTGCCCGGCCTCGACGTCGTGCAGACCGGCGCGTGGCTCGTGCCGGACGAGCGCCCGCTGCCGGCCGCGCTGGAGGAGTTCCTGGCGGCGGGTGAGCCGCCGGTGTACGTCGGCTTCGGGAGCATGCCGATGGCCGCGGCGGCGGACGTCGCCCAGGTCGCCGTCGAGGCGGTCCGGGCGCAGGGGCGTCGCGTCGTCGTCTCGCGCGGCTGGGCCGACCTGGACCTGCTCGACGACGGCGAAGACTGCTTCGCCGTCGGGGAGGTCAACCACCAGGAGCTGTTCGGCCGGGTCGCGGCCGTCGTGCACCACGGTGGCGCGGGCACGACGATGACCGCGACGCGGGCCGGCGCGGCCCAGGTCGTCGTGCCGCAGGCGACGGACCAGCCGTACTGGGCGGGCCGGGTGGCCGCGCTGGGTGCCGGGGTCGCCCACGACGGTCCGGTGCCGACCGTCGCTTCGCTGTCCGCCGCGCTCGCCACGGCGCTGGCACCGGCGACCCGGGCGCGGGCCGCCGCGGTCGCCGCCACGATCCGCGCCGACGGGGCCGAAGCGGCCGCGAGGCTGCTGCTCGGCAGCCGCGAAACCCAGCCCGCCTGA
- the efeB gene encoding iron uptake transporter deferrochelatase/peroxidase subunit: MTSTEGTRVSRRKLFGMAGAGVALAGAGAAAGIGIDKATSGNAEASVNTVDFHGEHQAGIVTPTQANLHFAALDVITKDREKLRQLLKTWTDAARRMTAGQEVVAGGAIDGGQYAPPGDTGEALDLPASNLTLTIGFGPSLFDGRFGLAGKRPPQLIDLPLFPKDKLDPARSGGDLCIQACADDPQVAVHAVRNLVRLGFGVTEVRWSQLGFGRSSSTSRAQATPRNLFGFKDGTNNIKSEDTDFLRDQVWASAGDGQAWMAGGSYLVARRIRMHIETWDRETLDGQQQIIGRTKGTGAPLGQTAEFDELDLDVGGKGGEKVIPEDAHVRLASHQALNGVRILRRGYNFVDGSDGVGHLEAGLFFLAFNRDTRKQYVPMQQALSSKDAMMEYVQHTGSAHFAVPPGVTRESSWADALFS, from the coding sequence GTGACGTCGACAGAGGGCACGCGGGTTTCGCGGCGAAAGCTGTTCGGCATGGCGGGCGCGGGCGTCGCGCTCGCCGGGGCGGGCGCCGCCGCCGGCATCGGGATCGACAAGGCGACGAGCGGCAACGCCGAGGCGTCGGTGAACACCGTCGACTTCCACGGCGAGCACCAGGCGGGGATCGTCACGCCGACGCAGGCGAACCTGCACTTCGCGGCCCTCGACGTCATCACGAAGGACCGCGAGAAGCTGCGGCAGCTGCTGAAGACGTGGACCGACGCCGCCCGCCGGATGACCGCCGGCCAGGAGGTCGTGGCGGGCGGCGCGATCGACGGCGGCCAGTACGCCCCGCCCGGCGACACCGGCGAAGCGCTCGACCTGCCGGCGTCGAACCTGACGCTGACCATCGGCTTCGGGCCGTCGCTGTTCGACGGCCGGTTCGGCCTGGCGGGCAAGCGGCCGCCGCAGCTGATCGACCTGCCGCTGTTCCCGAAGGACAAGCTCGACCCGGCCCGCAGCGGCGGCGACCTGTGCATCCAGGCCTGCGCGGACGACCCGCAGGTCGCGGTGCACGCGGTCCGCAACCTGGTGCGCCTCGGCTTCGGCGTCACCGAGGTCCGCTGGTCGCAGCTCGGCTTCGGCCGCAGCTCGTCGACGTCGCGGGCGCAGGCGACGCCGCGGAACCTGTTCGGCTTCAAGGACGGCACGAACAACATCAAGTCCGAGGACACGGACTTCCTGCGCGACCAGGTGTGGGCTTCGGCCGGCGACGGCCAAGCCTGGATGGCCGGCGGCTCGTACCTGGTGGCGCGCCGGATCCGGATGCACATCGAGACGTGGGACCGCGAAACCCTCGACGGCCAGCAGCAGATCATCGGCCGCACCAAGGGCACCGGCGCCCCGCTCGGCCAGACCGCGGAGTTCGACGAGCTGGACCTCGACGTCGGCGGCAAGGGCGGGGAGAAGGTGATCCCGGAGGACGCGCACGTCCGGCTGGCCTCGCACCAGGCCTTGAACGGCGTCCGGATCCTGCGCCGCGGCTACAACTTCGTCGACGGTTCCGACGGCGTCGGGCACCTGGAGGCGGGGCTGTTCTTCCTGGCGTTCAACCGGGACACCCGCAAGCAGTACGTGCCGATGCAGCAGGCGCTGTCGTCGAAGGACGCGATGATGGAGTACGTCCAGCACACGGGCTCGGCGCACTTCGCGGTCCCGCCGGGCGTGACCCGCGAGTCGAGCTGGGCGGACGCCCTCTTTTCCTAA
- the rox gene encoding rifampin monooxygenase — MIDVIVAGGGPTGTMLAAELRLHGVRVVVLEREAEPVKEVRSLGLHVRSIEVMAQRGLLDRFLAEGKQFQMAGYFAGIDKPWPERLDSAHAYVLGIPQPVTQRLLTEHALEAGAEVRRGAEVTGLSQDDEGVTVELAGGERLRARYVVGCDGGRSTVRKLLGIGFPGEPASHETLLGEMEVTAPAEEVTAIVTEIRKTEKFFGLGPLGKTGRYRVLVPAAQVSEDRSVPPTLEEFKQQLRAYAGTDFGVHSPLWLSRFGDATRLAERYRDGRIFLAGDAAHIHPPLGGQGLNLGLQDALNLGWKLAAELGGWAPAGLLDTYQAERHPVAADVLDNTRAQGELMRPDAGPQAVRRLLAKLMDFEEVNRYLIGRIVGIEIRYDFGDEDDLVGRRLRDLTLKQGRLYDLMHGGRGLLLDQTGSLSVAGWADRVDHVVDVSEELDVPAVLVRPDGHVAWAGEDQEQLQDRLARWFGAPAEA, encoded by the coding sequence ATGATCGACGTGATCGTGGCCGGTGGCGGCCCGACCGGCACGATGCTGGCCGCCGAACTGCGGCTGCACGGCGTGCGGGTGGTCGTGCTGGAGCGCGAGGCGGAGCCGGTCAAGGAGGTCCGCTCGCTCGGCCTGCACGTGCGCAGCATCGAGGTGATGGCCCAGCGCGGCCTGCTGGACCGTTTCCTCGCGGAGGGGAAGCAGTTCCAGATGGCCGGGTACTTCGCCGGCATCGACAAGCCGTGGCCGGAACGGCTGGACAGCGCGCACGCCTACGTCCTCGGCATCCCGCAGCCGGTCACCCAGCGGCTGCTGACCGAGCACGCGCTCGAGGCCGGCGCCGAGGTCCGCCGCGGTGCCGAGGTGACCGGGCTGAGCCAGGACGACGAGGGCGTCACGGTCGAGCTGGCCGGGGGTGAGCGGCTGCGGGCGCGCTACGTCGTCGGCTGCGACGGCGGGCGCAGCACCGTCCGGAAGCTGCTCGGCATCGGGTTCCCCGGTGAGCCGGCCAGCCACGAGACGCTGCTCGGCGAGATGGAGGTGACCGCGCCGGCCGAGGAGGTGACCGCCATCGTGACCGAGATCCGCAAGACGGAGAAGTTCTTCGGGCTCGGCCCGCTCGGGAAAACGGGGCGGTACCGGGTGCTCGTGCCCGCCGCGCAGGTGAGCGAAGACCGCTCGGTCCCGCCGACGCTGGAGGAGTTCAAGCAGCAGCTGCGCGCTTACGCGGGCACCGACTTCGGCGTGCATTCGCCGCTGTGGCTGTCCCGCTTCGGCGACGCGACGAGGCTCGCCGAGCGCTACCGGGACGGCCGGATCTTCCTGGCCGGCGACGCGGCGCACATCCACCCGCCGCTGGGCGGGCAGGGCCTCAACCTCGGGCTCCAGGACGCGCTGAACCTCGGCTGGAAGCTGGCCGCCGAGCTCGGCGGGTGGGCCCCGGCCGGGCTGCTCGACACCTACCAGGCCGAGCGGCACCCGGTGGCCGCCGACGTGCTGGACAACACCCGCGCCCAGGGCGAGCTGATGCGGCCGGACGCGGGGCCGCAGGCCGTGCGCCGGCTGCTGGCGAAGCTTATGGACTTCGAGGAGGTGAACCGGTACCTGATCGGGCGGATCGTCGGCATCGAGATCCGCTACGACTTCGGCGACGAGGACGACCTCGTCGGACGGCGGCTGCGCGACCTCACGCTGAAGCAGGGGCGGCTGTACGACCTCATGCACGGCGGCCGCGGCCTGCTGCTCGACCAGACGGGGAGCCTGTCGGTCGCCGGCTGGGCGGATCGGGTCGACCACGTCGTGGACGTCAGCGAAGAGCTGGACGTCCCGGCGGTGCTCGTGCGGCCGGACGGCCACGTGGCGTGGGCCGGCGAAGACCAGGAACAACTGCAGGACCGGCTGGCGCGGTGGTTCGGCGCGCCGGCCGAGGCGTGA
- a CDS encoding PPOX class F420-dependent oxidoreductase — protein MFTDAELAYLAAQPLGRLATRQPDGTLQANPVGFRYNPDEKTIDVTGHNLRNSKKFRNIATDDHVAFVVDDLPSTNPWRVRCLEIRGRAEALTGVNLPDNHFDDAVIRIHPERILAFGVEDWDREPLELETNIRNV, from the coding sequence ATGTTCACGGACGCAGAACTCGCCTACCTCGCCGCCCAGCCGCTGGGCCGCCTCGCCACCCGGCAGCCGGACGGGACGCTCCAGGCCAACCCCGTCGGCTTCCGCTACAACCCGGACGAGAAGACCATCGACGTCACCGGGCACAACCTGCGGAACAGCAAGAAGTTCCGCAACATCGCGACCGACGACCACGTCGCCTTCGTCGTCGACGACCTCCCTTCGACGAACCCGTGGCGCGTGCGGTGCCTGGAGATCCGCGGCCGCGCCGAAGCGCTGACCGGCGTCAACCTGCCGGACAACCACTTCGACGACGCCGTGATCCGCATCCACCCGGAGCGCATCCTCGCCTTCGGCGTCGAGGACTGGGACCGCGAGCCCCTCGAGCTGGAGACGAACATCCGGAACGTCTGA
- a CDS encoding TetR/AcrR family transcriptional regulator translates to MVRAGLTTERVVRAGAELADEAGFENVTPSELARRFGVKVASLYSHVKNAHDLRTKIALLALDELADRAAAALAGRAGKDALVAFADVYRDYAREHPGRYAAARFRLDAETAAASAGPRHAEMMRAILRGYAVTGPDETHAVRLLGSVFHGYVDLETQGGFDHSSPSSQESWNRILTVLDTVLRDWPTA, encoded by the coding sequence ATGGTTCGAGCCGGGCTGACCACGGAACGCGTCGTGCGCGCAGGCGCCGAACTGGCCGACGAGGCCGGCTTCGAGAACGTGACGCCGTCGGAGCTCGCGCGGCGCTTCGGCGTCAAGGTCGCGAGCCTGTATTCGCACGTCAAGAACGCGCACGACCTGCGGACGAAGATCGCGCTGCTCGCGCTGGACGAGCTCGCCGACCGCGCGGCCGCCGCACTGGCGGGGCGGGCGGGCAAGGACGCGCTCGTGGCCTTCGCCGACGTCTACCGCGACTACGCCCGGGAGCACCCCGGCCGGTACGCCGCCGCGCGGTTCCGGCTCGACGCCGAGACCGCCGCCGCGAGCGCCGGGCCCCGGCACGCCGAGATGATGCGCGCGATCCTGCGCGGCTACGCCGTGACCGGGCCGGACGAGACGCACGCCGTGCGCCTGCTGGGCAGCGTCTTCCACGGGTACGTCGACCTGGAGACCCAAGGCGGCTTCGACCACAGCTCGCCGTCCTCGCAAGAGTCCTGGAACCGGATCCTCACGGTGCTCGATACCGTCCTTCGCGATTGGCCCACCGCATGA
- a CDS encoding GDSL-type esterase/lipase family protein, with protein MITTPLTAELVRGALELESTGQGLAPHRLPARARAQNTDPRLAMAEAQPAGVRLRFRTRADVVELETRPTKVVYAGAPPRPDGVYDLLVDGELVAQGSVEGGSTLTVDPRTGTGERRDGPPGTVRFGGLGAHPKDVEIWLPHHEITELLALRTDAPVEALPERRVWLHHGSSISQGSNAASPAGTWAALAATAAGVDLINLGFGGNALLDPFTARALRDTPADLISVKLGINVVNADLMRLRAFGPAVHGFLDTIREGHPDTPLVVVSPLYCPIHERTPGPGDFDQAALAAGEVRFRATGDPAERAAGKLTLEVVREELARIVSQRQAEDANLRYLDGLALYGEADFAEFPLPDALHPSPAAHRRIGARFAELVLDFKGA; from the coding sequence ATGATCACCACCCCGCTGACCGCCGAACTCGTCCGCGGTGCCCTCGAACTCGAGTCCACCGGGCAGGGCCTCGCCCCGCACCGGCTGCCTGCCCGGGCCCGCGCGCAGAACACCGACCCGCGGCTCGCCATGGCCGAAGCGCAGCCCGCCGGCGTGCGGCTGCGGTTCCGGACCCGCGCGGACGTCGTCGAGCTGGAAACCCGGCCCACCAAGGTGGTGTACGCCGGGGCCCCGCCGCGGCCGGACGGGGTGTACGACCTGCTGGTCGACGGCGAGCTCGTCGCCCAAGGGAGCGTCGAAGGCGGCAGCACGCTCACGGTCGACCCGCGCACCGGGACCGGCGAGCGCCGCGACGGCCCGCCCGGCACCGTGCGGTTCGGCGGGCTGGGCGCGCACCCGAAGGACGTCGAGATCTGGTTGCCGCACCACGAGATCACCGAACTGCTCGCCCTGCGCACCGACGCGCCCGTCGAGGCACTGCCCGAGCGCCGGGTGTGGCTGCACCACGGCAGTTCGATCAGCCAGGGCTCGAACGCCGCGAGCCCGGCCGGCACCTGGGCCGCGCTGGCCGCCACCGCGGCCGGCGTCGACCTGATCAACCTCGGGTTCGGCGGCAACGCGCTGCTCGACCCGTTCACCGCCCGCGCGCTGCGCGACACCCCCGCCGACCTGATCAGCGTCAAGCTCGGCATCAACGTCGTCAACGCCGACCTGATGCGCCTGCGCGCGTTCGGCCCGGCCGTGCACGGCTTCCTCGACACCATCCGCGAAGGCCACCCGGACACGCCGCTGGTCGTCGTCTCCCCGCTGTACTGCCCGATCCACGAGCGGACGCCGGGGCCGGGCGACTTCGACCAGGCGGCGCTGGCCGCCGGCGAGGTCCGGTTCCGGGCGACCGGGGACCCCGCCGAGCGGGCGGCGGGCAAGCTGACGCTGGAAGTCGTCCGGGAGGAGCTGGCCCGGATCGTCTCCCAGCGGCAGGCCGAGGACGCGAACCTGCGCTACCTCGACGGCCTCGCCCTGTACGGCGAAGCCGACTTCGCCGAGTTCCCGCTGCCGGACGCCCTCCACCCGTCCCCCGCGGCCCACCGCCGGATCGGCGCGCGGTTCGCCGAGCTGGTCCTTGACTTCAAGGGAGCTTGA
- the helR gene encoding RNA polymerase recycling motor ATPase HelR, with amino-acid sequence MTEHETELRAERAHVAGLYARLDAERERVRAEYQAALGGNDLGAMERDVRVRALSREVRRLDVVDNGLCFGRLDAVSGERSYIGRIGLFDEERDHEPVLLDWRAPASRPFYTATGANPEGMRRRRQFHTHRREVVDFTDEDLGRPGGDASGDAALLAAVNAPRGEGMRDIVATIQAEQDEIIRLDHPGVLVIEGGPGTGKTVVALHRVAYLLYTQRERMERHGALVVGPNPAFLSHIGRVLPSLGETDVVFTTTGGLVPGLHVTAEDAPEAARLKGSRKILDVLAAAIADRQRLPAEPVEIQLRDATVRIDAATAEWARQEARDSGQPHNEARAVFADIVTYVLTERAMKRIGQGWLSRDDREEWERFRAELVKDLNADETFTRALDELWPILTPETLLAQLYSEPERLRAAGGDAVLARAEGDAWTVSDVPLLDELVDLLGRDLAAENAVARAAERERKAKAAYAADVLDNLIEREDVDEDVGLIARDLLYGEDLADRFVETDTRTLVERASADRDWTYRHVVVDEAQELSEMDWRVLMRRCPGRSFTVVGDLAQRRSAAGARSWGAMLDPYVPGRWVYRSLTVNYRTPAEIMSVAAAVLAGFAPDVRPPESVRACGVQPWARRVTDDELVAAVAEFTGVEAGREGTSVVIGPPGVPGAVPASETKGLEYDAVLVVDPDRILDGGPRGAAELYVALTRATQRLGVLHRGPLPRELAGLAETPVPVP; translated from the coding sequence ATGACGGAACACGAAACGGAACTGCGCGCCGAACGCGCGCACGTGGCCGGGCTGTACGCCCGCCTCGACGCCGAACGCGAGCGCGTGCGGGCCGAGTACCAGGCGGCGCTCGGCGGCAACGACCTCGGCGCGATGGAGCGGGACGTCCGGGTGCGGGCGCTGAGCCGGGAGGTGCGGCGGCTCGACGTCGTCGACAACGGGCTGTGCTTCGGGCGGCTCGACGCCGTTTCGGGGGAGCGCTCGTACATCGGCCGGATCGGGCTGTTCGACGAAGAGCGCGACCACGAGCCGGTGCTGCTCGACTGGCGGGCGCCGGCCTCGCGGCCGTTCTACACCGCGACCGGCGCGAACCCCGAAGGCATGCGCCGGCGGCGTCAGTTCCACACCCATCGGCGGGAAGTCGTCGATTTCACCGACGAGGACCTCGGCCGGCCCGGCGGGGACGCTTCGGGGGACGCGGCGCTGCTCGCGGCCGTCAACGCGCCTCGCGGCGAAGGCATGCGGGACATCGTCGCGACGATCCAGGCCGAGCAGGACGAGATCATCCGGCTCGACCACCCGGGCGTGCTGGTGATCGAAGGCGGGCCGGGCACCGGGAAGACGGTGGTGGCGCTGCACCGCGTCGCCTACCTGCTCTATACCCAGCGGGAGCGGATGGAACGCCACGGCGCGCTCGTGGTCGGGCCCAATCCGGCGTTCCTGAGCCACATCGGGCGCGTGCTGCCGTCGCTCGGGGAGACCGACGTCGTCTTCACGACGACCGGTGGCCTCGTGCCCGGCCTGCACGTCACCGCCGAGGACGCGCCGGAAGCCGCGCGGCTCAAGGGATCCCGCAAGATCCTGGACGTGCTCGCGGCCGCCATCGCCGACCGGCAGCGGCTGCCGGCCGAGCCGGTGGAGATCCAGCTGCGGGACGCCACCGTCCGGATCGACGCCGCGACCGCGGAGTGGGCCCGGCAGGAGGCGCGGGACAGCGGGCAGCCGCACAACGAAGCCCGCGCGGTGTTCGCCGACATCGTCACCTACGTGCTCACCGAACGGGCGATGAAGCGGATCGGCCAGGGCTGGCTGAGCCGCGACGACCGCGAGGAGTGGGAACGGTTCCGGGCCGAACTGGTCAAGGACCTCAACGCCGACGAGACGTTCACCCGCGCGCTCGACGAGCTGTGGCCGATCCTGACCCCGGAAACCCTGCTGGCGCAGCTGTATTCGGAGCCGGAACGGCTGCGCGCGGCGGGCGGCGACGCCGTGCTGGCGCGGGCCGAGGGCGACGCCTGGACGGTCTCGGACGTGCCGCTGCTCGACGAGCTCGTCGACCTGCTGGGCCGTGACCTCGCGGCAGAAAACGCAGTGGCCCGGGCGGCGGAGCGCGAGCGCAAGGCGAAGGCCGCCTACGCCGCCGATGTCCTGGACAACCTCATCGAGCGCGAAGACGTCGACGAGGACGTCGGCCTGATCGCCCGGGACCTGCTCTACGGCGAGGACCTGGCGGACCGGTTCGTCGAAACCGACACCCGGACGCTCGTCGAGCGCGCCTCGGCGGACCGGGACTGGACCTACCGGCACGTCGTGGTCGACGAGGCGCAGGAACTGTCCGAAATGGACTGGCGGGTGCTGATGCGGCGGTGCCCGGGCCGGTCCTTCACGGTGGTGGGCGACCTCGCCCAGCGCCGGTCCGCGGCCGGGGCGCGGTCGTGGGGCGCGATGCTCGACCCGTACGTGCCCGGCCGCTGGGTCTACCGCTCGCTGACGGTGAACTACCGCACGCCGGCGGAGATCATGAGCGTCGCCGCCGCGGTGCTGGCCGGGTTCGCGCCCGACGTGCGGCCGCCGGAATCGGTGCGCGCGTGCGGGGTCCAGCCGTGGGCGCGGCGGGTCACCGACGACGAACTCGTCGCGGCCGTCGCGGAGTTCACCGGTGTGGAAGCGGGGCGCGAAGGCACCAGCGTCGTGATCGGGCCGCCGGGGGTGCCCGGTGCCGTGCCGGCGTCCGAGACGAAGGGCCTGGAGTACGACGCCGTGCTGGTCGTGGACCCGGACCGGATCCTCGACGGCGGGCCCCGCGGCGCGGCCGAGCTCTACGTGGCGCTCACCCGCGCCACCCAGCGCCTCGGCGTCCTGCACCGGGGTCCGCTGCCGCGGGAGCTGGCCGGGCTCGCCGAAACCCCGGTGCCGGTGCCGTGA